From Pseudanabaena sp. PCC 6802, one genomic window encodes:
- a CDS encoding DUF2330 domain-containing protein has protein sequence MKPLRILISIILVFALILSFALPASAFCGFYVAKADTKLYNQASQVIIARDSNRTILTMANDYKGDVKDFAIVVPVPTLLKKEQVRVGESKILDRLDAFSAPRLVEYYDSDPCAIVEYDRVFKNAPLQSRTAGGTRGMLDERGLGVTIEERFTVGEYDILILSAKESDGLETWLTENGYRIPAGASQLLQPYIRQNMKFFVAKVNLKEFDKTGSQLLRPLMMAYESPRFMLPIRLGMVNANAAQDLIVYLLSPKGQVEVANYRTVKVPSGDEIPVFVKNEFGDFYKAMFKTAYDREDRKVAFMEYAWDMSSCDPCSADPLTPEELRQAGVFWLDSGAPAGLTVPFRRRRPFPNPQFSGGVFITRLHIRYTRDRFPEDLIFKSTSNREQFQGRYVMRHAFKGEASCEAGKEYKRSLPKRFEREAQTLATLTGWDIQDIRRKIGVTATTSPNMPFWRNIWR, from the coding sequence ATGAAACCACTAAGAATCTTAATTAGCATAATTCTAGTGTTCGCATTAATCCTATCCTTTGCGTTACCAGCATCCGCGTTCTGCGGTTTCTACGTCGCCAAAGCCGACACGAAGCTCTACAACCAGGCATCACAGGTAATTATTGCCCGCGATAGCAATCGCACCATTCTTACTATGGCAAACGACTATAAAGGCGATGTCAAAGACTTTGCGATCGTGGTACCAGTACCGACTCTACTCAAAAAAGAACAGGTGCGCGTCGGAGAATCGAAGATTCTCGATCGCCTCGACGCCTTTAGTGCGCCGCGATTAGTAGAATATTACGATTCCGATCCCTGTGCTATAGTTGAATACGATCGCGTATTCAAAAATGCACCGCTACAATCACGGACTGCTGGTGGAACAAGAGGTATGTTGGACGAAAGAGGATTGGGCGTGACCATCGAAGAGAGATTTACTGTAGGAGAATATGACATTCTCATTCTCAGTGCCAAGGAATCCGATGGTCTGGAAACCTGGCTGACGGAAAACGGCTACCGCATTCCCGCAGGAGCAAGCCAATTGCTGCAACCCTATATTCGCCAGAACATGAAATTCTTCGTAGCGAAGGTGAATCTCAAGGAATTTGATAAAACTGGTTCGCAGTTGTTGCGTCCTCTGATGATGGCGTATGAATCGCCTCGCTTCATGCTGCCGATTCGCCTGGGTATGGTCAACGCCAATGCCGCCCAGGACTTGATCGTCTACCTGCTGTCTCCGAAGGGACAGGTGGAAGTAGCGAACTATCGCACGGTTAAGGTTCCCTCCGGCGACGAGATTCCCGTATTTGTCAAAAACGAATTCGGTGACTTCTACAAGGCCATGTTCAAGACTGCCTACGATCGCGAAGACAGAAAAGTCGCATTTATGGAATATGCCTGGGATATGAGTAGCTGCGACCCCTGCTCTGCCGATCCCCTGACACCAGAGGAGTTGCGCCAAGCTGGTGTATTCTGGTTGGACTCTGGTGCTCCTGCTGGATTAACCGTACCGTTCCGTCGCCGTCGTCCCTTTCCCAATCCCCAATTTAGTGGTGGTGTATTTATTACGCGCCTGCATATTCGTTACACCCGCGATCGCTTCCCCGAGGATTTGATTTTCAAATCTACTTCCAATCGCGAACAGTTCCAAGGGCGGTACGTGATGCGTCACGCCTTCAAGGGTGAAGCAAGCTGCGAAGCTGGGAAAGAATATAAGCGATCTTTACCAAAGCGCTTCGAGCGGGAGGCTCAGACCTTAGCCACGCTCACGGGCTGGGATATCCAGGATATCCGCCGTAAAATAGGCGTGACTGCGACAACTAGCCCAAACATGCCATTTTGGCGCAATATTTGGCGTTGA
- a CDS encoding DUF928 domain-containing protein, translating into MTQLVAPIAGASSLLFLQFSAPQISHQDFPNLPVLTNLLSSPALASSRRITYIPPNNGSPRRTTSNASRGCDNLSHLSLYLLAPRDRVGTTASDRPTLAWYISRVPDVPVEFALVEEGVPTPLWKQKIEVQKAGIATISLPENSPHLVEGREYKWSIRLICNPVSPSAAPPYISWMRKVPLPEALRSRLSTATSNRDRAFLYAQAGMWYDAVAATVNQFSDRSASQSEVMADLRSLLSQAGLPPLANSNDMK; encoded by the coding sequence ATGACTCAGTTAGTCGCTCCAATTGCTGGAGCCAGTTCGCTGCTATTTCTCCAATTCTCTGCACCGCAGATATCCCATCAGGACTTTCCAAATCTGCCAGTTCTTACTAACTTACTCAGTTCTCCTGCTCTAGCATCTTCGCGCCGCATCACCTACATACCCCCAAATAACGGCTCGCCCAGGCGAACCACTAGCAATGCTTCGCGGGGCTGCGATAATCTATCCCATCTCTCGCTCTATCTGTTAGCCCCCAGAGATCGCGTTGGTACAACCGCATCAGATCGCCCCACGCTTGCTTGGTATATCTCCAGAGTGCCCGACGTACCTGTGGAGTTTGCTCTAGTGGAAGAAGGCGTGCCGACACCGCTATGGAAGCAAAAAATAGAAGTACAAAAGGCTGGGATCGCTACAATTTCCCTACCTGAAAATTCGCCCCATTTAGTAGAGGGGCGAGAATATAAATGGTCTATACGGTTGATTTGCAACCCGGTATCGCCTTCTGCCGCACCACCTTATATTAGTTGGATGCGTAAGGTACCTCTACCTGAAGCATTGCGATCGCGTCTAAGCACTGCTACTTCCAATCGCGATCGCGCTTTTCTGTACGCCCAAGCAGGCATGTGGTACGATGCCGTTGCCGCAACGGTTAATCAATTCAGCGATCGCAGTGCTTCCCAATCTGAAGTCATGGCCGACCTGCGATCGTTACTCAGTCAGGCTGGGTTACCGCCATTAGCCAACAGCAATGATATGAAATGA
- the hpf gene encoding ribosome hibernation-promoting factor, HPF/YfiA family → MKLVIQGKNIEVTDAIREYVSQKIDKAVSHFKSLTTEVDVHLSVARNPRITSKQAAEVTIYANGAVIRAEEKSENLYASIDLVADKIARKLRKFKERKNSKTGIKTALAFAETAPASLPKDNQTLELPAQVVRNKYFIMNPMTIDEAVEHLDLVDHDFFVFRNVSTGEINVVYERNHGGYGVIQPHVANGSASNH, encoded by the coding sequence ATGAAACTTGTAATCCAAGGCAAGAACATCGAAGTCACTGATGCTATTCGCGAGTACGTCAGTCAAAAAATTGACAAGGCCGTCAGCCATTTTAAATCGCTGACTACAGAAGTAGACGTACACCTGTCCGTTGCGCGTAATCCACGCATTACATCTAAACAAGCCGCAGAAGTAACCATCTATGCTAACGGTGCGGTAATTCGTGCGGAAGAAAAGAGCGAAAACCTCTACGCCAGTATAGATCTGGTCGCTGATAAAATTGCTCGTAAACTGCGTAAATTTAAAGAAAGGAAGAATAGTAAGACCGGCATTAAAACTGCTCTAGCTTTTGCAGAGACGGCTCCAGCATCTTTGCCTAAGGATAACCAGACCCTAGAATTGCCAGCTCAAGTTGTGCGGAACAAGTACTTCATCATGAACCCTATGACGATTGACGAGGCGGTCGAGCATCTCGATCTAGTCGATCATGACTTTTTCGTATTCCGCAACGTCAGTACCGGGGAAATCAATGTTGTTTACGAGCGCAATCACGGGGGCTACGGTGTAATTCAACCTCATGTAGCTAACGGCTCTGCTAGTAACCATTAG
- a CDS encoding DUF2330 domain-containing protein, which yields MKSSRTLTRTLTSIVLAIALVLTLALPASAFCGFYVAKADSKLYNQASQVAIARDGDRTILTMANDYQGDVKDFAIVVPVPTILKKEQVRVGDAKILKRLDDFSAPRLVEYYDSDPCVVEMYDRLNEAIPRPVAPATTGRARDERKLGVTIEERFTVGEYDILILSAKESDGLETWLTENGYRIPAGASELLQPYIRQNMKFFVAKVNLKEFDKTGSQLLRPLMMAYESPRFMLPIRLGMVNANAAQDLIVYLLSPKGQVEVANYRTVKVPSGDEIPVFVKNEFGDFYKAMFKTAYDREDRKVAFMEYAWDMSSCDPCSADPLTPEELRQAGVFWLDSGAPAGLTVPFRRRRPFPNPQFSGGVFITRLHIRYTRDRFPEDLIFKSTSNREQFQGRYVMRHAFKGEASCEAGKEYKRSLPKRFEREAQTLATLTGWNIQDIRRKIGVTATTIPNTPFWRNIWR from the coding sequence ATGAAATCATCAAGAACTTTAACAAGAACTTTAACTAGTATTGTCCTGGCGATCGCGCTCGTCCTGACCTTGGCGCTGCCAGCATCCGCGTTCTGCGGTTTCTACGTTGCTAAAGCCGACTCGAAGCTCTACAACCAGGCATCGCAGGTAGCGATCGCCCGCGATGGCGATCGCACGATTCTGACTATGGCGAACGACTATCAGGGCGATGTGAAAGACTTTGCGATCGTGGTGCCCGTTCCCACCATACTCAAAAAAGAACAGGTACGGGTGGGAGATGCAAAAATCCTGAAGCGCCTCGATGACTTCAGCGCGCCGCGACTAGTGGAATATTACGATTCCGATCCCTGTGTGGTAGAGATGTACGATCGGCTCAATGAAGCTATTCCACGCCCAGTAGCACCAGCCACTACAGGTAGAGCTAGAGATGAGAGGAAGCTAGGTGTAACTATCGAAGAGAGATTTACTGTAGGAGAATATGACATTCTCATTCTCAGTGCCAAGGAATCCGATGGTCTGGAAACCTGGCTGACGGAGAACGGTTATCGCATTCCCGCAGGAGCTAGCGAACTGCTCCAACCCTATATCCGTCAAAACATGAAATTCTTTGTGGCGAAGGTGAATCTCAAGGAATTCGATAAAACTGGTTCGCAGTTGCTGCGTCCTCTGATGATGGCGTACGAGTCGCCTCGATTCATGCTACCGATTCGCTTGGGTATGGTCAACGCCAATGCTGCCCAGGACTTGATTGTCTACCTGCTTTCCCCGAAGGGACAGGTGGAAGTAGCGAACTATCGCACGGTTAAGGTTCCCTCCGGCGACGAGATTCCCGTATTTGTCAAAAACGAATTCGGCGACTTCTACAAGGCCATGTTCAAGACTGCCTACGATCGCGAAGACAGAAAAGTCGCATTTATGGAATATGCCTGGGATATGAGTAGCTGCGACCCCTGCTCTGCCGATCCCCTGACACCAGAGGAGTTGCGCCAAGCTGGCGTATTCTGGTTAGACTCTGGCGCTCCTGCTGGATTAACCGTACCGTTCCGTCGCCGTCGTCCCTTTCCCAATCCCCAATTTAGTGGCGGTGTATTTATTACGCGCTTGCATATTCGTTACACCCGCGATCGCTTCCCCGAGGATTTGATTTTCAAATCTACTTCCAATCGCGAGCAGTTCCAAGGGCGGTACGTGATGCGTCACGCCTTCAAGGGTGAAGCAAGCTGCGAAGCTGGGAAAGAATATAAGCGATCTTTACCAAAGCGCTTCGAGCGGGAGGCTCAGACCCTAGCCACGCTCACGGGTTGGAATATCCAGGATATCCGCCGTAAAATAGGCGTGACTGCGACAACCATTCCAAACACGCCATTTTGGCGCAATATTTGGCGCTAA
- a CDS encoding RnfABCDGE type electron transport complex subunit D, whose protein sequence is MLLHRKDARDDQILFLLAFLCLGIGTRDWTLHPETIAATFITCWLTQWLAQLGLQAMQWRTSVANSKTPWTKVLPQKFHWQFWQFNWRSATITALGLSLLLRSPHPQTMMLAACLAILSKFIFTANGKHWFNPGNFGIIAALCLTNDAWVSPGQWGDEIWYVLLFAGAGGLVLKRVGRWDTSVAFLGTFALLETIRNLYLGWTWDVLAHRLMSGSLLLFALFMITDPRSIPNARTARLIWAAAIAILTFILSNFFFITTAMFWALFMLSPLTIWLDRIWAERRFTWEMSADRNFSPPLSRLGGQV, encoded by the coding sequence ATGCTTTTACATAGAAAAGATGCTAGAGACGATCAGATTCTATTCCTACTTGCCTTTCTCTGCCTGGGCATAGGTACAAGAGATTGGACGCTTCATCCCGAAACAATTGCCGCTACGTTCATTACCTGCTGGCTAACGCAATGGCTGGCCCAATTAGGTCTGCAAGCGATGCAGTGGCGAACTTCAGTTGCTAATAGCAAGACACCTTGGACGAAGGTACTCCCCCAAAAATTCCATTGGCAGTTTTGGCAGTTTAATTGGCGTAGCGCTACGATTACTGCCTTGGGCTTGAGTTTACTACTGCGATCGCCCCATCCCCAAACCATGATGCTGGCTGCCTGTTTGGCGATCTTAAGCAAGTTTATCTTTACCGCCAATGGCAAACACTGGTTTAATCCAGGCAATTTTGGCATTATTGCCGCGCTGTGTCTGACCAATGATGCTTGGGTCTCGCCAGGACAATGGGGTGACGAAATTTGGTACGTCCTGCTTTTTGCTGGAGCCGGTGGCTTAGTTCTCAAGCGGGTCGGTCGCTGGGATACTTCGGTCGCATTCCTGGGGACATTTGCTCTGCTGGAAACGATCCGCAATCTCTATCTGGGTTGGACTTGGGATGTCCTGGCACATCGACTGATGAGCGGTTCCCTGTTGCTGTTCGCCCTGTTTATGATTACCGATCCGCGCTCGATTCCCAACGCTCGAACGGCAAGATTAATTTGGGCAGCAGCGATCGCTATTCTCACATTTATCCTCAGTAATTTCTTCTTTATTACTACAGCGATGTTCTGGGCATTATTTATGCTCTCGCCGTTGACCATCTGGCTCGATCGCATCTGGGCGGAAAGGCGTTTCACATGGGAAATGTCTGCCGATCGGAACTTTTCACCTCCATTATCGCGTTTAGGCGGGCAGGTATAA
- a CDS encoding DUF3493 domain-containing protein, with protein sequence MTDPSFEQNGRQKTIAEQLKHSDPQKYARLKAEAQAPYRGLRKFIYVTLAAWGGIGAFVFLTALLAGKGDTNTNLSNLVLQLALVGLMIFLFRRDRPNP encoded by the coding sequence ATGACTGACCCAAGTTTTGAGCAGAATGGCAGGCAGAAAACGATCGCAGAACAACTCAAGCACAGCGATCCGCAAAAATACGCTCGCCTCAAAGCGGAAGCACAAGCACCATATCGGGGACTGCGGAAATTTATCTACGTTACCTTAGCGGCTTGGGGTGGCATCGGTGCGTTTGTGTTTTTGACAGCGCTGCTGGCAGGTAAAGGTGATACTAACACCAACCTGAGCAATCTCGTGCTTCAACTCGCTCTAGTTGGTTTAATGATTTTCCTGTTTCGTCGCGATCGCCCTAATCCTTAG
- a CDS encoding CHAT domain-containing protein — translation MLTKLCRQVCSFVLIFAIGLLLCVKFDNLIDAAIDHLASNKQNEHYGQVLAQPISISPRSPSSQNLLAQGIKLYRMGKYKAAIARWEQALALPLTVKDKADIHNNLAQAYRQIGQTELAIAQWQQAIAIYRADNFARPTRDTLLAAALIEQAQMYSDLGQDRNGIAFVQEAIAIAQRIQDRKLEAAGLGVLGNAYWRLGQYDGSDRDDDRIGDRGSNNIPANALDAHTASLQIARQLSDPTYAIAALNNRGNTYFRRAERYRWRAEAADLAGETKSHQRFRQLAEDDERAARQDYQASVQLSHQIGGMPEVQALLDLNQLLTRTANPDRVAIQTNRDRILSIVQALPDSQDKAFILTRLAMELQQQNPNSSIQYLTQAIATARSIEHKRAESFALGSLGHVYETLQQYDRALDLTRQAQNIAQVVNASDSLYRWQWQAGRILKNTNELEAAISAYRGAIATLQTIRSDLISADREQQFNFRDSVEPVYRELIDLLLSEVPSSIAPNPNRINEALNTLELLKLAELQNFFGDECVQVARDRAKASNPLRDPKTAIIYSIVLDRHTVLVLRSPGTDRLKRYTVKIAARDLRSQVDRLRQLLENQATEEYLPVAQQVYDLLIRPLETDLAAIKPDTLVFIQDGDLRKLPMSALHDGQKFSIEKYAIATTPSLELTALTAPTSDRDRAQSRALILGVTAASPPFAALPNVAMETSQVQQIMGGTAFIDTEFTLERLTQHLRNEDYRILHIATHGKFGASPADTFLVGGNNTRINIVELDKLIGARKYKQAIELLTLSACQTATGDNRSTLGMAGIAVRSGAVSAIATLWFINDESTVPLIAEFYQQFRHANITKAEALRRAQMKLISDRDYNHPAIWSPFILIGSWL, via the coding sequence ATGCTAACCAAACTCTGCCGCCAGGTTTGTTCCTTCGTTTTAATCTTTGCGATCGGGTTGCTTCTGTGCGTTAAGTTTGACAATTTAATCGATGCTGCGATCGATCATCTGGCAAGCAACAAACAAAACGAACACTACGGGCAGGTCTTGGCGCAGCCGATATCTATCTCCCCCAGATCCCCATCGTCCCAAAATTTACTAGCACAGGGGATAAAGCTCTATCGGATGGGGAAATACAAGGCGGCGATCGCTCGGTGGGAACAAGCACTAGCCCTGCCTCTAACAGTTAAAGATAAAGCAGACATTCACAATAATCTGGCCCAGGCATATCGCCAGATCGGTCAAACGGAACTAGCGATCGCCCAGTGGCAGCAGGCGATCGCAATCTATCGCGCCGATAATTTTGCACGACCCACTAGAGATACTTTGCTTGCTGCCGCATTAATCGAGCAAGCTCAGATGTATAGCGATTTGGGACAGGATCGCAATGGCATTGCATTCGTGCAGGAGGCGATCGCGATCGCGCAACGGATACAGGATCGCAAACTAGAAGCGGCTGGTTTGGGAGTTCTGGGTAATGCTTACTGGCGATTGGGGCAATATGATGGTAGCGATCGCGATGACGATCGTATTGGCGATCGCGGCAGTAATAATATTCCTGCCAATGCTTTAGATGCTCATACCGCCAGCTTGCAAATTGCCCGTCAACTTAGCGATCCAACCTATGCGATCGCAGCTTTAAACAATCGCGGTAATACGTATTTTAGAAGGGCTGAGCGCTATCGCTGGCGAGCAGAAGCTGCCGATCTAGCTGGGGAAACCAAATCTCACCAACGATTTCGTCAACTGGCTGAAGATGACGAACGGGCAGCACGGCAGGATTACCAAGCCAGCGTGCAGCTAAGTCACCAAATTGGTGGTATGCCGGAAGTCCAAGCTTTGCTAGATCTCAATCAACTCTTGACTCGCACTGCTAATCCCGATCGCGTTGCCATCCAAACCAATCGCGATCGCATTTTGTCAATCGTACAAGCCCTGCCCGATTCTCAGGATAAAGCTTTTATCCTGACCAGGCTGGCGATGGAATTGCAACAGCAAAATCCCAATTCGAGCATCCAGTACCTTACTCAGGCGATCGCCACCGCCAGAAGCATAGAACACAAACGTGCGGAGTCTTTCGCGCTCGGCTCTCTGGGACATGTTTACGAAACCCTGCAACAGTACGATCGCGCTTTAGATCTAACGCGGCAAGCCCAGAATATCGCCCAAGTGGTAAATGCCAGCGATAGCCTCTATCGCTGGCAGTGGCAGGCGGGACGCATCCTCAAAAACACCAACGAATTAGAGGCGGCGATCTCTGCCTATCGCGGCGCGATCGCGACCTTGCAAACTATTCGCAGCGATCTGATTTCCGCCGATCGAGAGCAACAGTTTAACTTTCGCGACTCCGTGGAGCCAGTTTATCGGGAGCTAATCGATCTGCTCCTCTCGGAAGTTCCCAGCAGCATCGCACCCAATCCAAACAGGATTAACGAAGCGTTGAATACTTTGGAGTTATTGAAGCTAGCGGAACTGCAAAATTTCTTTGGCGATGAATGCGTGCAAGTAGCGAGAGATAGGGCAAAGGCTAGCAACCCGTTGCGCGATCCTAAAACTGCCATTATTTATTCTATTGTCCTGGATCGGCATACCGTGCTAGTTTTGCGATCGCCAGGTACCGATCGATTGAAGCGCTACACCGTTAAAATTGCCGCCCGCGATCTGCGATCGCAAGTAGATCGATTGCGGCAACTTCTAGAGAATCAGGCAACGGAAGAGTATTTGCCAGTCGCCCAGCAAGTATACGATCTGCTGATCCGTCCTCTAGAGACAGATCTGGCCGCAATTAAACCGGACACGCTCGTATTTATCCAGGATGGGGATCTGCGCAAGTTACCCATGTCCGCTCTGCATGACGGTCAGAAATTCTCGATCGAAAAGTACGCGATCGCAACCACTCCTAGCTTAGAGTTGACCGCTTTGACTGCACCGACTTCGGATCGCGATCGCGCCCAAAGCCGTGCCTTGATTCTAGGTGTCACTGCCGCCAGTCCGCCCTTTGCCGCCCTGCCAAATGTAGCAATGGAAACCAGTCAGGTTCAACAAATTATGGGCGGTACCGCATTCATAGATACAGAATTCACCCTGGAACGTCTGACTCAACATTTACGCAATGAAGACTACCGCATTCTCCATATTGCCACTCACGGTAAGTTTGGTGCCAGTCCCGCCGACACGTTTCTGGTGGGAGGGAACAACACGCGCATTAACATTGTCGAACTCGATAAGCTGATCGGCGCGCGTAAATATAAACAGGCGATCGAGTTGCTGACCCTCAGTGCCTGCCAGACAGCCACAGGAGATAATCGCTCCACGTTGGGCATGGCAGGCATAGCAGTGCGCTCTGGTGCGGTCAGCGCGATCGCCACCCTATGGTTTATCAACGATGAGTCTACGGTGCCGCTAATTGCCGAATTTTATCAGCAGTTTCGCCATGCTAACATCACTAAAGCCGAAGCCCTGAGAAGAGCGCAGATGAAATTAATTAGCGATCGCGACTACAATCATCCTGCCATCTGGTCGCCGTTTATTCTAATTGGAAGCTGGCTGTAG
- a CDS encoding cupin domain-containing protein, which produces MAKTTATYWNPLSPANRNKWHPIQGLEGIAEELTLSIDEETGEYTRLTRFYPGADTTPCGGKSHAYPEEILIVSGRLYDRAFDLWLETGHYASRPPDEVHGPFKTDIGCVVLEISFPNRV; this is translated from the coding sequence GTGGCAAAAACAACAGCAACATATTGGAACCCATTGAGTCCGGCCAATAGAAATAAATGGCATCCCATCCAAGGACTTGAGGGTATTGCTGAAGAACTAACCCTCAGTATTGACGAGGAGACGGGTGAATATACTCGTTTAACTCGATTTTACCCAGGTGCGGATACAACTCCCTGTGGTGGCAAAAGTCATGCCTATCCCGAAGAGATTTTGATCGTGAGCGGTCGTTTGTACGATCGAGCGTTCGATTTGTGGCTAGAAACCGGACACTATGCCAGCAGACCCCCTGATGAGGTGCATGGCCCCTTTAAAACCGATATCGGATGTGTTGTACTTGAGATATCATTTCCTAACAGAGTGTAA
- a CDS encoding CHASE2 domain-containing protein — protein MARAIRQTMARWLPVLLAATGVTVSILVLRLLGWLQVWELGMFDRFMTLRPPETKDDRILIVGINEADLRKIGRWPVSDAVLAQAIAKIEQAQPKAIGLDLFRDLPVEPGYAELQRIFQNTPNLIGVEKKVGDTYSATVAPPPLLKQQGKVGLADAVLDPDGKLRRGLLYLTDADGTFHESLGLRLALIYLAARNIEPEAGVNHQLKLGKATFRQFKTYDGGYVEADDGGYQILINWRGPARSFTTVSLTQILENQVAAHLIRDRVVLIGSNATSVKDVIFTPYSINSGAYMPEHMTGVETQANLTSQIISAALDGRSAINYWDEWLEWVWIWGWAIGGAALSWTLRSPFAIATVISFAGAGLTTVCYLAFVAGWWLPIVPTSMTLAGAAIVVMAYKNQSLHHRNRQLQALATVDSLTELANRRRFDEYLNQEWLRLLREGGGRSLALILGDIDRFKAYNDNYGHQAGDLCLKRVALAIAGVLYRPTDLAARYGGEEFAIVLPYTDMNGAIKIVEDIRKELKVLAIPHETSASKYVTMSLGVAVTIPQFHKSPTELIAEADRLLYQAKRLGRDCYAIENVE, from the coding sequence ATGGCACGCGCAATTAGGCAGACGATGGCGAGATGGCTGCCAGTTTTACTGGCTGCTACTGGTGTCACAGTCTCGATTCTGGTGCTGCGTTTGTTGGGCTGGCTGCAAGTGTGGGAATTAGGTATGTTCGATCGCTTTATGACACTGCGTCCCCCAGAAACCAAAGACGATCGCATTCTGATTGTGGGCATTAATGAAGCCGATCTGCGCAAAATAGGCAGATGGCCGGTATCCGATGCCGTCTTAGCCCAGGCGATCGCAAAGATCGAGCAAGCCCAACCCAAAGCGATCGGACTGGATCTCTTTCGCGATCTCCCCGTCGAGCCGGGTTATGCCGAACTGCAGCGCATATTCCAAAATACGCCTAATCTAATTGGTGTAGAGAAGAAGGTGGGCGACACTTATAGTGCTACTGTCGCGCCGCCGCCGCTTTTAAAACAGCAGGGTAAGGTAGGTTTAGCGGATGCCGTCCTCGATCCTGATGGTAAGCTGAGGCGAGGCTTGCTTTATCTTACCGATGCCGACGGTACATTTCATGAAAGCCTGGGTCTTCGCTTAGCTCTAATTTATTTAGCAGCGCGTAACATCGAACCGGAGGCAGGAGTAAACCATCAGCTAAAGCTGGGTAAAGCCACGTTTCGGCAATTTAAAACCTATGATGGTGGCTATGTCGAGGCCGATGATGGTGGTTACCAAATTCTCATCAATTGGCGCGGCCCCGCCCGTAGTTTTACAACCGTATCGCTCACACAAATCCTGGAGAACCAGGTTGCCGCCCACCTCATCCGCGATCGCGTTGTTTTAATCGGTAGCAATGCTACTAGCGTAAAGGATGTTATCTTCACACCCTATAGCATAAATTCAGGCGCTTACATGCCAGAACACATGACCGGGGTAGAAACCCAGGCAAACTTAACCAGCCAGATTATCAGCGCAGCCCTCGATGGACGTAGTGCTATTAACTACTGGGACGAATGGCTGGAATGGGTATGGATTTGGGGTTGGGCGATTGGTGGCGCTGCCTTAAGTTGGACTTTGCGATCGCCATTTGCGATCGCGACTGTCATCTCGTTTGCTGGAGCTGGTTTAACGACCGTTTGCTATCTTGCCTTTGTCGCAGGGTGGTGGCTCCCAATTGTACCCACTAGTATGACTTTAGCTGGTGCCGCGATCGTAGTCATGGCTTACAAAAACCAATCCCTACACCATCGCAATCGACAATTGCAAGCACTGGCAACCGTTGATAGCCTGACGGAATTAGCCAACCGCCGCCGCTTTGACGAGTACCTGAATCAAGAATGGCTGCGTCTATTGCGAGAAGGAGGCGGGCGATCGCTGGCATTAATTCTTGGCGATATCGATCGCTTCAAAGCCTATAACGATAACTACGGTCACCAGGCTGGGGACTTATGTTTGAAACGAGTTGCCCTTGCGATCGCAGGCGTATTGTATCGACCTACAGACTTAGCTGCACGCTACGGTGGCGAGGAATTTGCGATCGTGCTGCCCTATACGGACATGAACGGGGCAATAAAGATTGTAGAGGACATTAGAAAGGAGCTTAAAGTTTTGGCAATTCCCCATGAAACTTCAGCGAGCAAATATGTCACAATGAGCTTGGGGGTGGCCGTGACTATTCCTCAGTTTCATAAATCTCCTACAGAGCTAATTGCTGAGGCCGATCGCTTGCTTTATCAAGCTAAGCGGTTGGGAAGAGACTGTTATGCAATTGAAAACGTAGAGTAA